In Microplitis mediator isolate UGA2020A chromosome 2, iyMicMedi2.1, whole genome shotgun sequence, a single window of DNA contains:
- the LOC130664161 gene encoding insulin-like growth factor 2 mRNA-binding protein 2 isoform X2 — protein MSLDKFSEGGMLQKEMERLDIEDKNGETPSSGSGAKVLISNLPAHARFEDVELLFSTYGQVQNVEKVPSRDPNTQTLLLSYETQELAQQAVNQLNGYEYDGNPIKVEMSSAESRRRARSQRSGVAFSGLPGSGRQTDFPLRILVQSDMVGAIIGRQGSTIRQITQMTRARVDVHRKDNVGSLEKAITIYGNPENCTNACKKILEVMQQEANNTNKGEITLKILAHNNLIGRIIGKGGNTIKRIMMDTDTKITVSSINDINSFNLERIITVKGTIDNMSKAESMISSKLRQSYENDLQAMAPQSMMFPGLHPMAMMSTAGMGYSSRGPGLYGSGPAPYPYQGSLPPQQGVPASEAQETTFLYIPNNSVGAIIGTKGSHIRNIIRFSGASVKIAPLEQEKPADQQTERKVTIVGSPESQWKAQYLIFEKMREEGFVAGTEDVRLTIEILVPSAQVGRIIGKGGQNVRELQRVTGSVIKLSEQQTTPAAADEETTVHIIGPFFSVQSAQRRIRAMVLQSVVPGSGPTGTGVRAGRGSSQEGGVRTRRDGSATSQQGSSASQSQQQQQQQPTQQQSQQQSQTSSPQSSSPLSQQQQPQQNQ, from the exons TAGCGGCTCTGGGGCTAAAGTTCTAATCAGCAATCTGCCAGCTCACGCTAGATTTGAGGACGTCGAGCTCCTGTTCTCGACATACGGACAGGTGCAAAACGTTGAGAAAGTACCATCTCGTGATCCAAATACGCAAACCTTACTCCTCAGCTATGAGACTCAAGAGTTAGCACAGCA gGCTGTGAATCAGTTGAATGGCTATGAGTACGACGGAAATCCGATAAAAGTGGAAATGTCGAGCGCGGAAAGCCGACGAAGAGCACGTAGCCAGCGTAGTGGTGTAGCTTTCTCTGGTCTACCAGGTTCCGGTCGTCAGACAGATTTCCCACTGCGTATTTTGGTGCAGTCTGATATGGTTGGTGCTATAATCGGACGTCAAGGTTCCACCATACGTCAAATTACACAGATGACACGTGCTAGAGTTGATGTTCATCGCAAAGATAATGTTGGTTCTTTGGAAAAAGCAATTACTATCTATGGTAACCCTGAAAATTGTACAAAtgcttgtaaaaaaatattggaagTTATGCAACAAGAAGCTAATAATACCAACAAAGg agAAATTACATTGAAAATCCTTGCacacaataatttaattggtcGTATTATTGGCAAAGGGGGTAATacaataaaaagaataatgaTGGATACTGACACAAAGATTACTGTTAGTAGCATAAATGACATCAATAGCTTTAACTTGGAGCGTATTATCACGGTCAAGGGTACTATTGACAACATGAGCAAGGCCGAGTCAATGATTTCCAGTAAACTTCGTCAAAGCTATGAAAATGATCTTCAAGCAATGGCT CCCCAGAGCATGATGTTCCCAGGTCTTCATCCTATGGCGATGATGTCTACAGCTGGTATGGGTTATAGCTCACGTGGACCAGGGCTTTATGGTTCTGGACCTGCACCGTATCCTTATCAAGGAAGCTTACCACCTCAACAAGGAGTACCAGCTAGTGAAGCTCAAGAAACAACTTTCTTGTATATTCCTAATAATAGTGTGGGAGCAATTATCGGTACCAAAGGATCACACATCAGGAATATAATTAGATTTTCTGGTGCAAGTGTTAAAATTGCTCCTTTAGAACAGGAAAAACCTGCTGATCAACAAACTGAACGAAAAGTCACTATTGTCGGTTCACCAGAGTCTCAATGGAaa gcTCAgtatttgatttttgaaaagatGCGCGAAGAAGGTTTTGTAGCAGGAACTGAAGACGTGAGGTTGACAATTGAAATATTGGTACCAAGTGCCCAAGTTGGCCGTATTATTGGTAAAGGTGGTCAAAATGTAAGAGAACTACAACGGGTTACTGGAAGTGTAATTAAACTATCAGAGCAACAAACAACACCGGCGGCAGCTGATGAAGAAACCACCGTTCACATTATCGGACCATTTTTCTCAGTTCag tcGGCACAACGAAGAATTAGAGCAATGGTCCTCCAATCAGTTGTTCCAGGAAGCGGGCCGACTGGAACTGGCGTACGTGCTGGTCGTGGAAGTAGCCAGGAAGGCGGTGTCCGTACCCGAAGAGATGGAAGTGCAACATCTCAACAAGGTAGCTCGGCATCTCAGTctcaacaacaacagcagcagcaacctACGCAACAACAGTCTCAGCAACAATCGCAGACATCTTCGCCACAAAGCTCTTCACCATTAAGTCAACAGCAACAGCCACAACAAAATCAGTAA
- the LOC130664161 gene encoding insulin-like growth factor 2 mRNA-binding protein 2 isoform X4 encodes MERLDIEDKNGETPSSGSGAKVLISNLPAHARFEDVELLFSTYGQVQNVEKVPSRDPNTQTLLLSYETQELAQQAVNQLNGYEYDGNPIKVEMSSAESRRRARSQRSGVAFSGLPGSGRQTDFPLRILVQSDMVGAIIGRQGSTIRQITQMTRARVDVHRKDNVGSLEKAITIYGNPENCTNACKKILEVMQQEANNTNKGEITLKILAHNNLIGRIIGKGGNTIKRIMMDTDTKITVSSINDINSFNLERIITVKGTIDNMSKAESMISSKLRQSYENDLQAMAPQSMMFPGLHPMAMMSTAGMGYSSRGPGLYGSGPAPYPYQGSLPPQQGVPASEAQETTFLYIPNNSVGAIIGTKGSHIRNIIRFSGASVKIAPLEQEKPADQQTERKVTIVGSPESQWKAQYLIFEKMREEGFVAGTEDVRLTIEILVPSAQVGRIIGKGGQNVRELQRVTGSVIKLSEQQTTPAAADEETTVHIIGPFFSVQSAQRRIRAMVLQSVVPGSGPTGTGVRAGRGSSQEGGVRTRRDGSATSQQGSSASQSQQQQQQQPTQQQSQQQSQTSSPQSSSPLSQQQQPQQNQ; translated from the exons TAGCGGCTCTGGGGCTAAAGTTCTAATCAGCAATCTGCCAGCTCACGCTAGATTTGAGGACGTCGAGCTCCTGTTCTCGACATACGGACAGGTGCAAAACGTTGAGAAAGTACCATCTCGTGATCCAAATACGCAAACCTTACTCCTCAGCTATGAGACTCAAGAGTTAGCACAGCA gGCTGTGAATCAGTTGAATGGCTATGAGTACGACGGAAATCCGATAAAAGTGGAAATGTCGAGCGCGGAAAGCCGACGAAGAGCACGTAGCCAGCGTAGTGGTGTAGCTTTCTCTGGTCTACCAGGTTCCGGTCGTCAGACAGATTTCCCACTGCGTATTTTGGTGCAGTCTGATATGGTTGGTGCTATAATCGGACGTCAAGGTTCCACCATACGTCAAATTACACAGATGACACGTGCTAGAGTTGATGTTCATCGCAAAGATAATGTTGGTTCTTTGGAAAAAGCAATTACTATCTATGGTAACCCTGAAAATTGTACAAAtgcttgtaaaaaaatattggaagTTATGCAACAAGAAGCTAATAATACCAACAAAGg agAAATTACATTGAAAATCCTTGCacacaataatttaattggtcGTATTATTGGCAAAGGGGGTAATacaataaaaagaataatgaTGGATACTGACACAAAGATTACTGTTAGTAGCATAAATGACATCAATAGCTTTAACTTGGAGCGTATTATCACGGTCAAGGGTACTATTGACAACATGAGCAAGGCCGAGTCAATGATTTCCAGTAAACTTCGTCAAAGCTATGAAAATGATCTTCAAGCAATGGCT CCCCAGAGCATGATGTTCCCAGGTCTTCATCCTATGGCGATGATGTCTACAGCTGGTATGGGTTATAGCTCACGTGGACCAGGGCTTTATGGTTCTGGACCTGCACCGTATCCTTATCAAGGAAGCTTACCACCTCAACAAGGAGTACCAGCTAGTGAAGCTCAAGAAACAACTTTCTTGTATATTCCTAATAATAGTGTGGGAGCAATTATCGGTACCAAAGGATCACACATCAGGAATATAATTAGATTTTCTGGTGCAAGTGTTAAAATTGCTCCTTTAGAACAGGAAAAACCTGCTGATCAACAAACTGAACGAAAAGTCACTATTGTCGGTTCACCAGAGTCTCAATGGAaa gcTCAgtatttgatttttgaaaagatGCGCGAAGAAGGTTTTGTAGCAGGAACTGAAGACGTGAGGTTGACAATTGAAATATTGGTACCAAGTGCCCAAGTTGGCCGTATTATTGGTAAAGGTGGTCAAAATGTAAGAGAACTACAACGGGTTACTGGAAGTGTAATTAAACTATCAGAGCAACAAACAACACCGGCGGCAGCTGATGAAGAAACCACCGTTCACATTATCGGACCATTTTTCTCAGTTCag tcGGCACAACGAAGAATTAGAGCAATGGTCCTCCAATCAGTTGTTCCAGGAAGCGGGCCGACTGGAACTGGCGTACGTGCTGGTCGTGGAAGTAGCCAGGAAGGCGGTGTCCGTACCCGAAGAGATGGAAGTGCAACATCTCAACAAGGTAGCTCGGCATCTCAGTctcaacaacaacagcagcagcaacctACGCAACAACAGTCTCAGCAACAATCGCAGACATCTTCGCCACAAAGCTCTTCACCATTAAGTCAACAGCAACAGCCACAACAAAATCAGTAA
- the LOC130664161 gene encoding insulin-like growth factor 2 mRNA-binding protein 2 isoform X3, with product MSLDKFSEGGMLQKEMERLDIEDKNGETPSGSGAKVLISNLPAHARFEDVELLFSTYGQVQNVEKVPSRDPNTQTLLLSYETQELAQQAVNQLNGYEYDGNPIKVEMSSAESRRRARSQRSGVAFSGLPGSGRQTDFPLRILVQSDMVGAIIGRQGSTIRQITQMTRARVDVHRKDNVGSLEKAITIYGNPENCTNACKKILEVMQQEANNTNKGEITLKILAHNNLIGRIIGKGGNTIKRIMMDTDTKITVSSINDINSFNLERIITVKGTIDNMSKAESMISSKLRQSYENDLQAMAPQSMMFPGLHPMAMMSTAGMGYSSRGPGLYGSGPAPYPYQGSLPPQQGVPASEAQETTFLYIPNNSVGAIIGTKGSHIRNIIRFSGASVKIAPLEQEKPADQQTERKVTIVGSPESQWKAQYLIFEKMREEGFVAGTEDVRLTIEILVPSAQVGRIIGKGGQNVRELQRVTGSVIKLSEQQTTPAAADEETTVHIIGPFFSVQSAQRRIRAMVLQSVVPGSGPTGTGVRAGRGSSQEGGVRTRRDGSATSQQGSSASQSQQQQQQQPTQQQSQQQSQTSSPQSSSPLSQQQQPQQNQ from the exons CGGCTCTGGGGCTAAAGTTCTAATCAGCAATCTGCCAGCTCACGCTAGATTTGAGGACGTCGAGCTCCTGTTCTCGACATACGGACAGGTGCAAAACGTTGAGAAAGTACCATCTCGTGATCCAAATACGCAAACCTTACTCCTCAGCTATGAGACTCAAGAGTTAGCACAGCA gGCTGTGAATCAGTTGAATGGCTATGAGTACGACGGAAATCCGATAAAAGTGGAAATGTCGAGCGCGGAAAGCCGACGAAGAGCACGTAGCCAGCGTAGTGGTGTAGCTTTCTCTGGTCTACCAGGTTCCGGTCGTCAGACAGATTTCCCACTGCGTATTTTGGTGCAGTCTGATATGGTTGGTGCTATAATCGGACGTCAAGGTTCCACCATACGTCAAATTACACAGATGACACGTGCTAGAGTTGATGTTCATCGCAAAGATAATGTTGGTTCTTTGGAAAAAGCAATTACTATCTATGGTAACCCTGAAAATTGTACAAAtgcttgtaaaaaaatattggaagTTATGCAACAAGAAGCTAATAATACCAACAAAGg agAAATTACATTGAAAATCCTTGCacacaataatttaattggtcGTATTATTGGCAAAGGGGGTAATacaataaaaagaataatgaTGGATACTGACACAAAGATTACTGTTAGTAGCATAAATGACATCAATAGCTTTAACTTGGAGCGTATTATCACGGTCAAGGGTACTATTGACAACATGAGCAAGGCCGAGTCAATGATTTCCAGTAAACTTCGTCAAAGCTATGAAAATGATCTTCAAGCAATGGCT CCCCAGAGCATGATGTTCCCAGGTCTTCATCCTATGGCGATGATGTCTACAGCTGGTATGGGTTATAGCTCACGTGGACCAGGGCTTTATGGTTCTGGACCTGCACCGTATCCTTATCAAGGAAGCTTACCACCTCAACAAGGAGTACCAGCTAGTGAAGCTCAAGAAACAACTTTCTTGTATATTCCTAATAATAGTGTGGGAGCAATTATCGGTACCAAAGGATCACACATCAGGAATATAATTAGATTTTCTGGTGCAAGTGTTAAAATTGCTCCTTTAGAACAGGAAAAACCTGCTGATCAACAAACTGAACGAAAAGTCACTATTGTCGGTTCACCAGAGTCTCAATGGAaa gcTCAgtatttgatttttgaaaagatGCGCGAAGAAGGTTTTGTAGCAGGAACTGAAGACGTGAGGTTGACAATTGAAATATTGGTACCAAGTGCCCAAGTTGGCCGTATTATTGGTAAAGGTGGTCAAAATGTAAGAGAACTACAACGGGTTACTGGAAGTGTAATTAAACTATCAGAGCAACAAACAACACCGGCGGCAGCTGATGAAGAAACCACCGTTCACATTATCGGACCATTTTTCTCAGTTCag tcGGCACAACGAAGAATTAGAGCAATGGTCCTCCAATCAGTTGTTCCAGGAAGCGGGCCGACTGGAACTGGCGTACGTGCTGGTCGTGGAAGTAGCCAGGAAGGCGGTGTCCGTACCCGAAGAGATGGAAGTGCAACATCTCAACAAGGTAGCTCGGCATCTCAGTctcaacaacaacagcagcagcaacctACGCAACAACAGTCTCAGCAACAATCGCAGACATCTTCGCCACAAAGCTCTTCACCATTAAGTCAACAGCAACAGCCACAACAAAATCAGTAA